In Cydia strobilella chromosome 6, ilCydStro3.1, whole genome shotgun sequence, one DNA window encodes the following:
- the LOC134742403 gene encoding plasma membrane ascorbate-dependent reductase CYBRD1 isoform X4 has translation MARGKSQPQRSRSYDSEDNERGACEWCEYALVITLATVLLIGVSALTIFWTLFYREGYAWVDDIPEKQFNLHPTLMVAGFVTFSGFSVLLYRICRCFRRIYVKLLHAIFHALAFPCIVIGFLAVLDYHNKKGINNFYSLHSWIGLTAMGLFGIQYAVGFFSFLLLLICNKGTAGFRASLVPVHAAFGILTFVLGVCACLTGLTEKALFTITAERYSSMPDEGIIMNAIGAALIAILATVMYIASRDKFRAPETRDGVIRASVDL, from the exons CCAACGGAGCCGTTCGTACGACTCCGAGGACAATGAGCGGGGCGCGTGCGAATGGTGCGAGTACGCACTCGTCATCACGCTGGCCACCGTCCTGCTCATCGGCGTCTCGGCGCTGACCATCTTCTGGACGCTGTTCTACCGCGAGGGCTACGCCTGGGTAGACGACATCCCGGAGAAGCAGTTCAACCTGCATCCCACGCTTATGGTTGCTGGGTTCGTTACCTTCAGCGGGTTCT CCGTCCTGCTGTATCGCATCTGCCGATGCTTCCGCCGCATCTACGTGAAGCTGCTGCACGCGATCTTCCATGCGCTAGCGTTCCCCTGCATCGTCATCGGCTTCCTCGCCGTGCTGGACTACCACAACAAGAAGGGCATCAACAACTTCTACTCGCTGCATAGCTGGATCGGCCTCACTGCTATGGGACTGTTTGGAATACAG TATGCCGTGGGCTTCTTCAGTTTCCTGCTCCTCCTGATCTGCAACAAGGGCACCGCCGGCTTCCGCGCCTCGCTCGTGCCCGTGCATGCCGCCTTCGGCATCCTTACCTTCGTGCTCGGCGTCTGCGCTTGCCTCACCGGACTCACTGAGAAAGCCCTCTTCACCATTAC CGCGGAACGGTACAGCAGCATGCCAGACGAGGGGATCATCATGAACGCCATCGGAGCAGCGCTCATCGCCATCCTGGCCACCGTCATGTATATCGCTTCGAGGGACAAGTTCAGGGCGCCGGAGACGCGAGACGGGGTCATAAGAGCCTCCGTTGATTTGTAG
- the LOC134742403 gene encoding plasma membrane ascorbate-dependent reductase CYBRD1 isoform X3: MRQRYQLKQKLQRSRSYDSEDNERGACEWCEYALVITLATVLLIGVSALTIFWTLFYREGYAWVDDIPEKQFNLHPTLMVAGFVTFSGFSVLLYRICRCFRRIYVKLLHAIFHALAFPCIVIGFLAVLDYHNKKGINNFYSLHSWIGLTAMGLFGIQYAVGFFSFLLLLICNKGTAGFRASLVPVHAAFGILTFVLGVCACLTGLTEKALFTITAERYSSMPDEGIIMNAIGAALIAILATVMYIASRDKFRAPETRDGVIRASVDL, encoded by the exons CCAACGGAGCCGTTCGTACGACTCCGAGGACAATGAGCGGGGCGCGTGCGAATGGTGCGAGTACGCACTCGTCATCACGCTGGCCACCGTCCTGCTCATCGGCGTCTCGGCGCTGACCATCTTCTGGACGCTGTTCTACCGCGAGGGCTACGCCTGGGTAGACGACATCCCGGAGAAGCAGTTCAACCTGCATCCCACGCTTATGGTTGCTGGGTTCGTTACCTTCAGCGGGTTCT CCGTCCTGCTGTATCGCATCTGCCGATGCTTCCGCCGCATCTACGTGAAGCTGCTGCACGCGATCTTCCATGCGCTAGCGTTCCCCTGCATCGTCATCGGCTTCCTCGCCGTGCTGGACTACCACAACAAGAAGGGCATCAACAACTTCTACTCGCTGCATAGCTGGATCGGCCTCACTGCTATGGGACTGTTTGGAATACAG TATGCCGTGGGCTTCTTCAGTTTCCTGCTCCTCCTGATCTGCAACAAGGGCACCGCCGGCTTCCGCGCCTCGCTCGTGCCCGTGCATGCCGCCTTCGGCATCCTTACCTTCGTGCTCGGCGTCTGCGCTTGCCTCACCGGACTCACTGAGAAAGCCCTCTTCACCATTAC CGCGGAACGGTACAGCAGCATGCCAGACGAGGGGATCATCATGAACGCCATCGGAGCAGCGCTCATCGCCATCCTGGCCACCGTCATGTATATCGCTTCGAGGGACAAGTTCAGGGCGCCGGAGACGCGAGACGGGGTCATAAGAGCCTCCGTTGATTTGTAG